A genomic region of Aureimonas populi contains the following coding sequences:
- a CDS encoding peroxiredoxin codes for MTDFANLPDGLEPPQDDGAARHLEGRSLPHVSLASTAGGTVDLGALPGLCVLYCYPLTGRPGTSLPGGWNEIPGARGCTPQACAFRDLHKEFVRRGVAHLFGISTQTTAWQKEAAERLHLPFALLSDSSLVLQDMLDLPVMDVDGEALLKRLTMISRDGRIEKVFYPVFPPDRNADEVIAWRDTHS; via the coding sequence ATGACGGATTTCGCGAACCTGCCCGACGGGCTGGAGCCACCGCAGGACGACGGCGCGGCCCGCCATCTCGAAGGGCGCTCCCTGCCGCACGTTTCTCTGGCGTCCACAGCCGGAGGCACTGTCGATCTCGGCGCGTTGCCCGGCTTGTGCGTGCTCTATTGCTATCCGCTGACCGGGCGCCCTGGCACCTCGCTGCCCGGCGGCTGGAACGAGATTCCCGGGGCGCGTGGATGCACCCCGCAGGCCTGCGCCTTCCGCGACCTTCACAAGGAATTCGTCCGGCGCGGCGTGGCGCATCTCTTCGGCATATCGACCCAGACCACCGCATGGCAGAAGGAGGCGGCCGAGCGCCTGCACCTGCCTTTCGCCCTGCTCTCGGACAGCAGCCTCGTCTTGCAGGACATGCTGGACCTGCCGGTCATGGACGTGGACGGCGAGGCGCTGCTCAAGCGGCTGACGATGATCAGCCGGGACGGGCGGATCGAGAAGGTGTTCTACCCCGTCTTCCCGCCGGATCGGAACGCCGACGAGGTGATCGCCTGGCGCGACACACACAGTTAG
- a CDS encoding lytic transglycosylase domain-containing protein, which yields MTAKSAAITLGLQTALAGLLLASCTAESMLPSVGPMPTMRSGVSAASSTSGVDSARFGAPVPTPANPALARGGGAAAPASATAFTASIASMGARSAVSPVRGSLKDGLDATHQNMARARAIREGMAPGSLDRQILTWAIALRGGSDVPAAEVARAAHELSSWPGMATLRANSERALHREKPPAATVINAFAGGRPQTPEGAMVLARAYQETGDTQRARGLIAETWRNDRLTRELETEMLRSFGSLLTKNDHKFRMEKLLYANRITEAERVSSLANSETLFRARVASIRGENAAARLSAVPANQHSDPSYQFARAVNLRKADRPQEAAAVLLSVTRDPAALIDPDAWWNERRIVARMLVERKGDARTAYRLAAEHSSSGLVSTVEAEFHAGWYALRLLNDPVRASRHFAKIAEVSNRPLSQSRAYYWMGRAAEAGGPGSARDFYGRAARHGATYYGQLANAKLGRTPGEIAFPRPSDAERRRFSGREAVRAITRLQEIGSDWRAASLYRALAEEVDSPGELALLSTMAERRGNHALALDVGKIAYARGVDAPALAFPVGVIPASANINASGRALAYAIARQESAFNPQAKSPAGALGLLQLMPGTARSLSREIGASYSEAKLLNDVSYNAQLGSRYLGQQIDTFAGSYVLTFAAYNAGPRRAREWVERFGDPRGRPIDEVVDWVEQIPFTETRNYVQRVMENYQVYKMRLGAGFNIEGDLRHGRRS from the coding sequence ATGACCGCGAAATCCGCCGCCATCACGCTTGGACTGCAGACAGCCCTCGCCGGCCTGCTGCTTGCCAGTTGCACGGCCGAATCCATGCTGCCGTCCGTCGGCCCCATGCCCACCATGCGCTCGGGCGTATCGGCGGCGTCATCGACGAGCGGCGTGGACTCGGCCCGCTTCGGCGCACCGGTGCCGACGCCGGCCAACCCCGCTCTCGCACGCGGTGGCGGAGCGGCCGCCCCGGCCTCGGCGACGGCCTTCACGGCCTCCATCGCCTCGATGGGCGCGCGCTCGGCCGTCTCGCCCGTGCGCGGCAGCCTGAAGGACGGGCTCGACGCCACCCACCAGAACATGGCCAGGGCCCGCGCCATTCGGGAAGGCATGGCCCCCGGCTCACTCGACCGGCAGATCCTGACCTGGGCGATCGCCTTGCGCGGCGGCAGCGACGTGCCGGCGGCCGAGGTGGCCCGGGCCGCGCACGAGCTTTCGTCCTGGCCCGGCATGGCGACCTTGCGCGCCAACTCCGAGCGCGCGCTGCACCGCGAGAAGCCGCCGGCCGCGACCGTCATCAACGCCTTCGCGGGCGGACGTCCGCAGACGCCGGAAGGCGCTATGGTGCTGGCGCGCGCCTACCAGGAGACCGGCGACACCCAGCGGGCGCGCGGCCTCATCGCCGAAACCTGGCGCAACGACCGGCTGACGCGGGAGCTCGAGACGGAGATGCTGCGCTCCTTCGGCTCGCTTCTGACCAAGAACGACCACAAGTTCCGCATGGAGAAGCTGCTCTACGCGAACCGCATCACCGAGGCCGAGCGCGTCTCTTCGCTCGCCAATTCGGAGACGCTCTTCCGCGCCCGCGTCGCGTCCATCCGGGGTGAGAACGCAGCCGCGCGGCTTTCGGCGGTGCCGGCCAACCAGCATTCGGACCCCAGCTACCAGTTCGCGCGCGCGGTGAACCTGCGCAAGGCGGACCGGCCGCAGGAGGCGGCGGCGGTGCTTCTCTCCGTCACCCGCGACCCGGCCGCGCTGATCGACCCGGATGCGTGGTGGAACGAGCGGCGGATCGTCGCGCGCATGCTGGTGGAGAGGAAGGGCGATGCCCGCACGGCCTACCGCCTTGCGGCCGAGCACTCCTCCAGCGGGCTCGTCTCCACGGTGGAAGCCGAGTTCCATGCCGGCTGGTACGCCCTGCGCCTTCTCAACGATCCCGTCCGTGCCAGCCGCCACTTCGCCAAGATCGCCGAGGTCTCCAACCGGCCCCTCTCGCAGTCCCGCGCATATTACTGGATGGGGCGGGCGGCCGAAGCCGGCGGGCCGGGCAGCGCGCGCGATTTCTATGGCCGCGCGGCGCGGCACGGCGCGACCTATTACGGGCAGCTCGCCAACGCCAAGCTCGGCCGCACCCCCGGCGAAATCGCCTTCCCGCGCCCCAGCGATGCCGAGCGCAGGCGCTTCTCCGGGCGCGAGGCCGTGCGCGCCATTACCCGGCTTCAGGAGATCGGCTCGGACTGGCGGGCCGCCAGCCTCTATCGCGCCCTCGCCGAGGAGGTGGACAGCCCCGGCGAGCTGGCGCTTCTCTCGACCATGGCCGAGCGGCGGGGCAACCATGCGCTCGCCCTGGACGTGGGCAAGATCGCCTATGCGCGCGGCGTCGATGCGCCGGCCCTCGCCTTTCCCGTCGGCGTGATCCCGGCGAGCGCGAACATCAACGCCTCCGGCAGGGCCCTCGCCTACGCCATCGCCCGGCAGGAAAGCGCCTTCAACCCGCAGGCCAAGTCGCCGGCCGGCGCGCTGGGCCTCCTCCAGCTCATGCCGGGCACGGCGCGCTCGCTCTCGCGGGAGATCGGCGCGTCCTATTCCGAAGCCAAGCTCCTCAACGACGTGTCGTACAACGCGCAGCTCGGCTCGCGCTATCTCGGCCAGCAGATCGACACCTTCGCCGGGTCCTATGTTTTGACCTTCGCGGCGTACAATGCCGGTCCGCGCCGCGCGCGCGAATGGGTGGAGCGGTTCGGCGACCCACGCGGCAGGCCCATCGACGAGGTGGTGGATTGGGTCGAGCAGATTCCCTTCACCGAAACCCGCAACTACGTGCAACGGGTGATGGAGAACTACCAGGTGTACAAGATGCGCCTGGGCGCCGGCTTCAACATCGAGGGCGACCTGCGCCACGGCCGACGTAGCTGA
- the acpS gene encoding holo-ACP synthase has product MIVGIGSDLIDIRRVERTLKRHAGRFEARVFTEVERAKSDRRKQRAASYAKRFAAKEACAKALGTGLSQGVFWRDMGVVNLPSGQPTMQLTGGAASRLAALVPAGHVPFIHLTITDDFPLAQAFVVIEARPAV; this is encoded by the coding sequence ATGATCGTCGGGATCGGCAGCGACCTCATAGATATCCGGCGGGTGGAGCGGACGCTAAAGCGCCATGCCGGCCGGTTCGAGGCGCGGGTGTTCACCGAGGTCGAGCGGGCGAAATCCGATCGGCGCAAGCAGCGCGCGGCCTCCTACGCCAAGCGCTTCGCCGCCAAGGAGGCCTGCGCCAAGGCGCTCGGCACCGGCCTGTCGCAAGGCGTTTTCTGGCGTGACATGGGCGTCGTCAACCTGCCGAGCGGGCAGCCCACCATGCAACTGACCGGCGGCGCGGCGTCGCGCCTGGCGGCTCTGGTGCCAGCAGGGCACGTGCCCTTCATCCACCTGACGATCACCGACGACTTCCCGCTGGCGCAGGCCTTCGTGGTGATCGAGGCGCGGCCGGCCGTATGA
- a CDS encoding RelA/SpoT family protein: MMRQYELVERVAAYKPDLDEGLLNRAYVYAMQKHGTQKRASGDPYFSHPLEVAAILTDLHLDEATIAVALLHDTIEDTDATRKEIDQLFGPHIGQLVEGLTKLKRLDLVSKKAEQAENLRKLLLAIADDIRVLLVKLADRLHNMRTLDHMRPDKRARIAQETLDIYGPLAGRMGMQEMREELENLAFRYVNIEAYETVTARLGELREKHSATIAQIEETLSKRLAESGIHAVVSGRQKKPYSVFSKMQRKALSLEQLSDIFGFRVIVETEEDCYRTLGIVHRTWPLVPGRFKDYISIPKQNDYRSIHTTIVGPSRQRVELQIRTREMHEVAEYGIAAHELYKDGITGGEGRQASNTESSAFAWLRRTIEMLSEGDTPEEFLENTKLELFQDQVFCFTPKGRLIALPRRATPIDFAYAVHTDVGDTCVGCKINGRIMPVVTELTNGDEVEIIRSKAATPPQAWEAVAVTGKARAAIRRATRMSIRRQYSGLGQQILERAFARSGKTFSKEGLKPYLSKVGHKEVEDALAAVGRGELSSADVLKAVHPDFQDSRAVKSPPPSEEEGWFGLRQAAGMIFRIPGRSKSARKEAEPAALPIRGAGDDLPVHFGPDGAVPGDRIIGILEPGKGITIYPIQSPALTAFDDQPERWVDVRWDLDAEMTTRFHARVRISAVNEPGALAEIAETIAENDANIHGLSMVAAGADVSVMVMDLEVWNLQHLTRTLNQLRGRTCVTDVVRVNG, translated from the coding sequence ATGATGCGCCAATATGAACTCGTCGAACGCGTCGCAGCCTACAAGCCCGACCTCGACGAAGGCCTTTTGAACCGGGCCTATGTCTACGCCATGCAGAAGCACGGCACGCAGAAGCGTGCCTCGGGCGACCCCTATTTCTCGCATCCGCTCGAGGTCGCGGCGATCCTCACGGACCTGCATCTCGACGAGGCCACGATCGCCGTCGCCCTTCTCCACGACACGATCGAGGACACGGATGCGACGCGCAAGGAGATCGACCAGCTCTTCGGCCCCCATATCGGCCAGTTGGTGGAGGGCCTGACGAAGCTGAAAAGGCTCGACCTCGTTTCCAAGAAGGCCGAGCAGGCCGAGAACCTGCGCAAGCTGCTTCTGGCCATCGCCGACGACATACGCGTCCTGCTCGTCAAGCTGGCGGACCGGCTGCACAACATGCGCACGCTGGACCATATGCGGCCCGACAAGCGGGCGCGCATCGCGCAGGAGACGCTCGACATCTACGGGCCGCTCGCGGGCCGCATGGGCATGCAGGAGATGCGCGAGGAGCTGGAGAACCTCGCGTTCCGCTATGTGAACATCGAGGCCTACGAGACCGTGACCGCGCGGCTCGGCGAGCTGCGCGAGAAACATTCTGCCACGATCGCCCAGATCGAGGAGACGCTGTCGAAGAGGCTGGCCGAGAGCGGCATCCACGCCGTTGTCTCGGGGCGCCAGAAGAAGCCCTATTCGGTGTTTTCCAAGATGCAGCGCAAGGCGCTCTCGCTGGAGCAGCTTTCCGACATCTTCGGTTTCAGGGTGATCGTGGAGACCGAGGAGGACTGCTACCGCACGCTGGGCATCGTGCACCGGACATGGCCGCTCGTGCCCGGCCGCTTCAAGGACTATATCTCCATCCCCAAGCAGAACGACTATCGTTCGATTCACACCACCATCGTCGGCCCCTCGCGCCAGCGCGTCGAACTGCAGATTCGCACGCGCGAGATGCACGAGGTGGCCGAATACGGCATCGCCGCCCACGAGCTCTACAAGGATGGCATCACGGGCGGCGAGGGCCGGCAGGCTTCCAACACCGAATCCTCGGCCTTCGCCTGGCTGCGGCGTACGATCGAGATGCTCTCGGAGGGCGACACGCCCGAGGAGTTCCTGGAAAACACCAAGCTCGAGCTGTTTCAGGACCAGGTCTTCTGCTTCACACCCAAGGGCCGGCTCATCGCCCTGCCGCGCCGCGCCACGCCCATCGACTTCGCCTATGCCGTCCATACCGATGTCGGGGACACCTGCGTCGGCTGCAAGATCAACGGCCGCATCATGCCGGTGGTGACGGAGCTGACGAATGGCGACGAAGTGGAGATCATCCGCTCCAAGGCCGCCACGCCCCCGCAGGCGTGGGAGGCCGTCGCCGTCACCGGCAAGGCGCGCGCGGCCATCCGCCGCGCGACCCGCATGTCGATCCGCCGGCAATATTCCGGCCTCGGGCAGCAGATCCTCGAACGCGCCTTCGCCCGCTCCGGCAAGACCTTCAGCAAGGAGGGGCTCAAGCCCTATCTCTCCAAGGTCGGGCACAAGGAGGTGGAGGACGCGCTGGCCGCGGTCGGGCGCGGGGAACTGTCCTCGGCCGATGTCCTGAAGGCCGTTCACCCCGATTTCCAGGACAGCCGCGCCGTGAAGTCGCCACCGCCGAGCGAGGAGGAAGGATGGTTCGGGCTGCGCCAGGCGGCCGGCATGATCTTCCGCATTCCCGGCCGCTCCAAGTCGGCGCGCAAGGAAGCCGAGCCCGCCGCCCTGCCGATTCGCGGTGCCGGCGATGACCTGCCCGTGCATTTCGGCCCGGACGGCGCGGTGCCTGGAGATCGGATCATCGGCATTCTGGAGCCGGGCAAGGGTATCACCATCTACCCCATCCAGTCACCCGCGCTCACCGCCTTCGACGACCAGCCGGAGCGCTGGGTGGACGTTCGCTGGGACCTCGACGCGGAGATGACGACGCGCTTCCACGCGCGGGTGCGCATCTCCGCCGTGAACGAGCCCGGCGCGCTCGCCGAGATCGCCGAGACCATCGCGGAGAACGACGCCAATATTCACGGCCTGTCCATGGTCGCGGCCGGCGCGGATGTGAGCGTCATGGTCATGGATCTGGAGGTCTGGAACCTCCAGCACCTCACCCGCACGCTCAATCAGCTTCGCGGCAGGACTTGCGTGACGGACGTGGTTCGTGTGAACGGCTGA
- the rnc gene encoding ribonuclease III, with amino-acid sequence MARLTRGEELGGLEEIIGLRFPDRSRLERALTHASLKSASERANYERLEFLGDRVLGLTIAERLFQLYPKADEGELSLRLNALVSAETCAEIADEIGLERFIRHGGDLKRIGGERNRNIRADVVEAMIAAIHLDHGIEAARDFILRFWDKRLGQAVFARRDPKTALQEWAHKKAGRPPSYDLVERSGPDHDPLFTVLARVDGVEPATGQGRSKRLAEQEAAATILVREGVWSAGA; translated from the coding sequence ATGGCTCGGCTGACGCGCGGGGAGGAACTGGGCGGCCTCGAGGAGATCATCGGGCTTCGTTTCCCGGACCGCTCCAGGCTGGAGCGGGCGCTGACCCATGCGAGCCTCAAAAGCGCGAGCGAGCGGGCCAATTACGAGAGGCTGGAGTTCCTGGGCGACCGGGTTCTCGGCCTGACCATCGCCGAGCGCCTGTTCCAGCTTTATCCGAAGGCCGACGAAGGCGAGCTTTCGCTCCGGCTCAACGCGCTCGTCTCCGCCGAGACCTGCGCGGAGATCGCCGACGAGATCGGGCTGGAGCGCTTCATCCGCCATGGTGGCGACCTGAAGCGGATCGGCGGCGAGCGGAACCGGAACATCCGCGCCGACGTGGTGGAAGCCATGATCGCGGCCATCCATCTCGACCATGGCATCGAGGCGGCGCGCGACTTCATCCTCCGGTTCTGGGACAAGCGCTTGGGGCAGGCCGTCTTCGCGCGCCGCGATCCGAAGACGGCGTTGCAGGAGTGGGCGCACAAGAAGGCCGGGCGTCCGCCCTCTTATGATCTGGTGGAGCGTTCCGGCCCCGACCATGATCCGCTGTTCACGGTTCTGGCGCGTGTCGATGGCGTGGAACCCGCCACAGGGCAGGGGCGCTCCAAGCGGCTGGCCGAGCAGGAGGCTGCCGCAACGATTCTCGTGCGCGAAGGCGTCTGGAGCGCCGGCGCCTGA
- the smpB gene encoding SsrA-binding protein SmpB, with protein sequence MAKAKGEKSNIVAENRKARFHYEITDTLEAGLVLTGTEVKSLRLGKATIAESYATEEGGEIWLINSFVPEYLQANRFNHEPKRRRKILVHKTQRNRLAGAVQRDGMTLVPLKIYFNDRGMAKLELAVARGKNAPDKRETLKERDWNRQKQRVLKEGGRD encoded by the coding sequence ATGGCCAAGGCCAAGGGCGAGAAGTCGAACATCGTTGCGGAAAACCGCAAGGCTCGCTTCCATTACGAGATCACTGACACGTTGGAGGCCGGGCTCGTGCTGACCGGCACGGAGGTCAAGTCGCTGCGGCTGGGCAAGGCCACCATCGCCGAGTCCTATGCGACGGAGGAGGGGGGCGAAATCTGGCTGATCAACTCCTTCGTGCCGGAATATCTCCAGGCCAACCGGTTCAACCATGAACCGAAGCGGCGGCGGAAGATCCTCGTGCACAAGACACAGCGCAACCGGCTCGCCGGCGCGGTCCAGCGCGACGGCATGACGCTCGTGCCGTTGAAGATCTATTTCAACGACCGGGGCATGGCCAAGCTGGAGCTTGCCGTGGCGCGCGGCAAGAACGCGCCGGACAAGCGCGAGACGCTCAAGGAGCGGGACTGGAACCGGCAGAAGCAGCGCGTCCTCAAGGAGGGCGGGCGCGACTGA
- the dapA gene encoding 4-hydroxy-tetrahydrodipicolinate synthase, which translates to MFKGSLTALVTPFQEDGSLDEAAFRALVEWQIEEGTQGLVPVGTTGETPTLSHAEHRRVVEICIEVAGGRVPVMAGAGSNNTAEAIDLVRFAEKAGADGALVVTPYYNRPSQRGLYAHFAAVAQATALPIFIYNIPPRSVIDMTTETMARLARDFPNIVGVKDATARIDRVSEQRAACGPDFIQLSGEDATALGYNAHGGHGCISVTSNVAPRLCAEFQAACHAGDFKRALEYQDRLMPLHRALFLEPNPSGPKYALARLGRLKNRLRSPMVTVESETERAIDSALVHAGLLN; encoded by the coding sequence ATGTTCAAGGGTTCGCTGACGGCGCTCGTCACGCCTTTCCAGGAGGATGGCAGCCTGGACGAGGCGGCGTTCCGCGCGCTGGTGGAATGGCAGATCGAGGAGGGCACGCAGGGTCTGGTGCCGGTCGGCACCACCGGCGAGACGCCGACGCTGAGCCATGCCGAGCACCGGCGCGTGGTGGAGATCTGCATCGAGGTTGCAGGCGGGCGCGTGCCGGTGATGGCGGGCGCGGGCTCCAACAACACGGCCGAGGCCATCGACCTCGTGCGCTTCGCCGAAAAGGCCGGCGCGGACGGCGCGCTCGTGGTCACGCCTTATTACAACAGGCCGAGCCAGCGCGGCCTCTACGCCCATTTCGCGGCGGTTGCGCAGGCCACCGCGCTGCCGATCTTCATCTACAACATCCCGCCGCGCTCGGTTATCGACATGACGACCGAGACGATGGCGAGGCTGGCCCGCGATTTTCCGAACATCGTGGGCGTCAAGGACGCGACCGCCAGGATCGACCGCGTCTCGGAGCAGCGGGCGGCCTGCGGGCCGGACTTCATCCAGCTTTCGGGCGAGGACGCCACCGCGCTCGGCTACAACGCCCATGGCGGTCATGGCTGCATCTCGGTCACGTCCAACGTCGCGCCGCGCCTGTGCGCCGAGTTCCAGGCGGCGTGCCATGCGGGCGATTTCAAGCGCGCGCTCGAATATCAGGATCGCCTCATGCCGCTGCATCGGGCGCTGTTCCTCGAGCCCAACCCCAGCGGCCCGAAATATGCGCTCGCGCGCCTCGGCCGCCTGAAGAACCGGCTGCGCTCCCCCATGGTGACGGTGGAAAGCGAGACCGAGCGCGCCATCGACTCCGCTCTCGTCCACGCCGGCCTTCTGAATTGA
- a CDS encoding NYN domain-containing protein: MFDTREKIALFIDGANLHSATRSLGFDIDYKKMLSAFQARGYLLRAYYYTALLEEQDYSPIRPLIDWLDYNGYTLVTKPAREFTDSSGRRRIKGNMDIELAIDAMEMSEFVDHFVLFSGDGDFRSLVEALQRKGRKVSVVSTLSSQPPMISDDLRRQADHFIDLASLRPEIARDPAERTARRMEPAEGGEFDRG, encoded by the coding sequence ATGTTCGACACTCGCGAGAAGATCGCGCTCTTCATCGACGGCGCCAACCTGCATTCGGCCACGCGCAGCCTCGGTTTCGACATCGACTACAAGAAGATGCTGTCCGCTTTCCAGGCACGGGGCTATCTCCTGCGCGCCTATTACTACACCGCGCTTCTGGAGGAGCAGGACTACTCCCCGATCCGCCCGCTGATCGACTGGCTGGACTATAACGGCTACACGCTCGTCACCAAGCCAGCGCGCGAGTTCACCGATTCCTCCGGGCGGCGGCGCATCAAGGGCAACATGGACATCGAGCTTGCCATCGACGCGATGGAGATGAGCGAGTTCGTCGACCATTTCGTGCTGTTTTCCGGCGACGGCGACTTCCGCTCGCTGGTCGAGGCGTTGCAGCGCAAGGGGCGCAAGGTCTCGGTGGTCTCCACGCTCTCCTCCCAGCCGCCGATGATCTCGGACGATCTGAGACGGCAGGCGGATCATTTCATCGACCTTGCCAGCCTCCGGCCCGAGATCGCCCGCGATCCGGCCGAGCGCACCGCCCGGCGGATGGAACCTGCCGAGGGCGGCGAGTTCGATCGCGGTTGA
- a CDS encoding uracil-DNA glycosylase gives MSAFPPEPAPPPRDCPICPRLAAFRHEWRAREPHWHNGPVPTFLPPDGAGAVRLLVVGLAPGVRGANRTGRPFTGDYAGDLLYATMKRFGLARGEFEARPDDSLELVGAAVTNAVRCVPPENKPTGPEINACRQFLKPVLNGLPRLAAIVTLGRIAHDSTVRALGGRLKDAPFGHGAEAEVAGLRIVASYHCSRYNTNTGRLTEPMFADVFRAAREFLDAH, from the coding sequence ATGAGTGCGTTCCCGCCCGAGCCGGCCCCGCCGCCGCGCGACTGCCCCATCTGCCCGCGCCTGGCCGCCTTCCGCCATGAATGGCGGGCGCGCGAGCCCCATTGGCACAATGGCCCGGTTCCCACCTTCCTGCCGCCGGACGGCGCGGGCGCCGTGCGCCTTCTGGTCGTGGGCCTGGCCCCCGGCGTTCGCGGCGCCAACCGGACGGGCCGCCCCTTCACGGGCGATTACGCCGGCGACCTGCTTTATGCCACGATGAAGCGCTTCGGCCTTGCCCGCGGCGAGTTCGAGGCGCGGCCGGACGACAGCCTGGAACTCGTCGGCGCAGCGGTGACCAACGCGGTGCGCTGCGTGCCGCCGGAGAACAAGCCGACCGGGCCGGAGATCAACGCCTGCCGGCAGTTCCTCAAGCCCGTGCTGAATGGCCTGCCCCGCCTTGCCGCCATCGTCACGCTCGGCCGGATCGCTCATGATTCGACCGTGCGGGCGCTCGGCGGACGGCTGAAGGACGCGCCTTTCGGCCATGGCGCGGAGGCGGAGGTAGCGGGACTGCGCATCGTGGCGAGCTATCATTGCTCGCGCTACAACACCAACACGGGCCGCCTGACGGAACCAATGTTCGCCGACGTCTTCCGCGCCGCCCGGGAGTTCCTCGACGCGCACTAA
- the lepB gene encoding signal peptidase I — translation MVERAERKEKGGFGETVKVIVQALLLALVIRTFLFQPFSIPSGSMMPTLLVGDYLFVTKWSYGFSRYSLPLSPNLFEGRVLASDPELGDVVVFRKPNEPEVDYIKRLVGMPGDTVQMRDGVLYLNGQAVPKEPVESFAGGDGNTVAQYRETLPNGVSYLTLDITPASAGDNTREFVVPEGHYFMMGDNRDNSADSRFDVGYVPFENFVGKAQVIFFSIDNNYSPLEVWQWPTSLRPSRILSWLG, via the coding sequence ATGGTCGAGCGTGCCGAACGCAAGGAGAAGGGCGGTTTCGGCGAGACCGTGAAAGTGATCGTGCAGGCGCTCCTTCTGGCGCTGGTGATCCGCACCTTCCTCTTCCAGCCCTTCTCCATCCCGTCCGGCTCCATGATGCCGACGTTGCTCGTGGGCGACTACCTGTTCGTCACGAAGTGGAGCTACGGCTTCAGCCGCTACTCTCTGCCGCTTTCGCCCAACCTCTTCGAAGGGCGCGTCCTGGCCTCGGATCCGGAACTGGGCGACGTCGTCGTCTTCCGCAAGCCGAACGAGCCGGAGGTGGACTATATCAAGCGCCTCGTCGGAATGCCGGGCGATACGGTGCAGATGCGCGACGGGGTGCTCTATCTGAACGGGCAGGCCGTGCCGAAGGAGCCGGTGGAGAGCTTCGCGGGTGGCGACGGCAACACGGTCGCCCAGTATCGCGAGACGCTGCCCAACGGCGTGAGCTACCTTACGCTCGATATCACGCCCGCCTCGGCCGGCGACAACACGCGTGAATTCGTGGTGCCCGAAGGCCATTATTTCATGATGGGCGACAATCGCGACAACTCCGCCGACAGCCGCTTCGACGTGGGCTACGTGCCGTTCGAGAACTTCGTGGGCAAGGCGCAGGTCATCTTCTTCTCCATCGACAACAATTACTCCCCGCTGGAAGTCTGGCAGTGGCCGACCAGCCTGCGGCCGAGCCGAATCCTCTCATGGCTCGGCTGA
- the rpoZ gene encoding DNA-directed RNA polymerase subunit omega has translation MARVTVEDCVDKVENRFELVLLASHRARQIAQGQPITIDRDNDKNPVVALREIADETLSPGDLKEDLIHSLQKHVEVDEPEPQAPAAGAIAESTAAPAASEDEGENISFDRMSEDDLLAGIEGLVPPEKNEDY, from the coding sequence ATGGCGCGTGTCACCGTAGAAGACTGCGTCGACAAGGTCGAGAACCGCTTCGAGCTGGTGCTCCTCGCCAGCCATCGGGCCCGCCAGATCGCGCAGGGCCAGCCGATCACCATCGACCGCGACAACGACAAGAACCCCGTCGTGGCGCTTCGCGAGATCGCCGACGAGACGCTCTCGCCCGGCGACCTGAAGGAAGACCTCATCCACTCGCTGCAGAAGCATGTGGAGGTGGACGAGCCCGAGCCGCAGGCGCCCGCCGCCGGCGCGATCGCCGAAAGCACGGCGGCCCCCGCCGCGAGCGAGGACGAGGGCGAGAACATCTCCTTCGACCGCATGTCGGAAGACGACCTCCTGGCCGGCATCGAAGGCCTCGTGCCGCCCGAGAAGAACGAAGACTACTGA
- the pyrE gene encoding orotate phosphoribosyltransferase, translated as MTRDDVIDIFRQAGAFLEGHFILTSGLRSPVFLQKARVFMHPPLTERLCKAMAERIRAEVAGDIDYVVGPAVGGLIPAYETSRHLGVPAIWVEREGGVFRLRRFEIPAGARVVIVEDIVTTGLSIRETVACLEDLGAEVLAAACIVDRSAGKADVGVPLIALCEYEVPAYSPDALPPELAAIAPVKPGSRSL; from the coding sequence ATGACCCGCGACGACGTGATAGACATCTTCCGGCAGGCCGGCGCCTTTCTGGAAGGCCACTTCATTCTCACTTCCGGCTTGCGTAGCCCGGTCTTCCTGCAGAAGGCCCGCGTCTTCATGCATCCGCCGCTGACCGAGCGCCTGTGCAAGGCGATGGCCGAGCGTATCCGCGCCGAGGTGGCGGGCGATATCGACTATGTGGTGGGGCCGGCCGTGGGCGGGCTCATCCCGGCCTACGAGACCTCCCGCCATCTCGGCGTTCCGGCGATCTGGGTGGAGCGGGAAGGGGGCGTCTTCCGCCTTCGCCGCTTCGAGATTCCGGCCGGCGCGCGTGTGGTCATCGTGGAGGATATCGTCACCACGGGCCTGTCCATCCGCGAAACGGTGGCCTGCCTGGAGGATCTGGGCGCCGAGGTCCTGGCGGCGGCGTGCATCGTGGACCGCTCGGCCGGCAAGGCCGATGTCGGCGTGCCGCTGATCGCCCTGTGCGAGTATGAGGTTCCGGCCTATTCCCCCGACGCGCTGCCGCCGGAGCTTGCCGCCATCGCGCCGGTCAAGCCCGGCAGCCGCTCGCTGTGA